In the genome of Triticum urartu cultivar G1812 chromosome 5, Tu2.1, whole genome shotgun sequence, one region contains:
- the LOC125507104 gene encoding serine carboxypeptidase 1-like: MVGTTFFLLLVLLGASLADASQEDQLRKFILSTAKKRQALRASSANVPEETDPWADASSFSHLPTQFPFPPLGAKAADKIAALPGQPPRVNFDQYSGYVTVSEKHGRELFYYFVEAPYEAASKPLLLWLNGGPGCSSLGYGAMTELGPFRVNPDGKTLSRNKHAWNNLANVIFLESPAGVGFSYASNNPNNNDNVGDPRTAKDAFVFLLKWLERFPEYKGRDFYIAGESYGGHYVPQLATVIEYMNELYGATLINLRGILVGNPYLDDFMNDKGSLEFLWNHGVISDEGWANIRENCTFTSKDDWQCFVASRKPRIGNIDLHNIYAPICLKSERDGTYHSSGYLAGYDPCIDHYVLAYLNNGEVQQALHARANTSWTACSPDLDYNDGPVSMVPTIRRLVKRGLSVWLYSGDMDDVCPITATRYSVNDLNLPITKPWRPWYTPDSEVGGYVQQYKGGFTFASVRGAGHLVPSYQPKRALVLLYSFLKGVLPPADIPK; this comes from the exons ATGGTTGGGACTACCTTCTTCCTGCTGCTGGTTCTGCTGGGCGCATCACTTGCAGATGCCTCCCAGGAGGACCAGCTCAGGAAGTTCATCTTGTCCACGGCCAAGAAGAGGCAAGCTTTAAGGGCCAGTAGTGCGAACGTGCCTGAGGAAACCGACCCATGGGCCGACGCCAGCAGCTTCAGCCACCTGCCAACGCAATTTCCGTTCCCACCTCTGGGCGCCAAGGCGGCCGACAAGATCGCGGCGCTGCCCGGCCAGCCGCCGCGGGTCAACTTCGACCAGTACTCCGGCTACGTCACGGTGAGCGAGAAGCACGGCCGGGAGCTCTTTTACTACTTCGTCGAGGCCCCCTACGAGGCGGCCTCCAAGCCGCTCCTCCTCTGGCTCAACGGTGGGCCCGGGTGCTCGTCGCTCGGGTACGGCGCCATGACGGAGCTCGGCCCGTTCCGAGTGAACCCCGACGGCAAGACCCTGAGCAGGAACAAGCATGCCTGGAACAACC TGGCTAACGTGATCTTCCTGGAGTCACCGGCCGGCGTGGGGTTCTCCTACGCGAGCAACAACCCGAACAATAACGACAACGTTGGCGACCCGAGAACCGCCAAGGACGCGTTCGTCTTCCTGCTCAAATGGCTGGAGCGGTTCCCGGAGTACAAGGGCCGCGACTTCTACATCGCCGGAGAGAGCTACGGCGGCCACTACGTGCCGCAGCTTGCCACCGTGATCGAATACATGAACGAGCTCTACGGCGCCACTCTCATAAACCTCCGCGGCATCTTG GTCGGCAATCCGTACCTTGACGATTTCATGAACGACAAGGGGAGCCTCGAGTTCTTATGGAACCACGGGGTGATCTCCGACGAGGGGTGGGCCAATATCCGTGAAAACTGCACCTTCACCTCGAAAGACGACTGGCAGTGCTTCGTGGCGTCGCGCAAGCCCCGGATAGGCAACATCGATCTCCACAACATATACGCCCCGATCTGCCTCAAGTCGGAACGTGACGGCACGTACCACTCGTCCGGCTAC CTGGCTGGCTACGATCCGTGCATCGACCACTACGTCCTGGCTTACCTCAACAATGGCGAGGTGCAACAAGCTCTGCACGCCCGGGCCAACACAAGTTGGACAGCTTGCAG CCCAGACTTGGACTATAACGACGGCCCAGTTTCCATGGTGCCAACCATCAGAAGGCTAGTCAAACGTGGGTTAAGTGTATGGCTCTACAG TGGGGATATGGATGATGTGTGCCCCATTACCGCGACGAGGTACTCCGTCAACGATCTCAACCTACCCATCACGAAGCCATGGCGCCCTTGGTACACCCCAGACAGCGAG GTTGGAGGCTATGTTCAGCAGTACAAGGGAGGCTTCACGTTTGCATCAGTGAGGGGTGCTGGCCATCTGGTTCCTAGTTACCAGCCAAAGAGAGCGCTTGTTCTTCTCTACTCTTTCCTCAAGGGCGTACTCCCACCAGCCGACATCCCAAAATGA